The following proteins are co-located in the Nilaparvata lugens isolate BPH chromosome 14, ASM1435652v1, whole genome shotgun sequence genome:
- the LOC120354156 gene encoding NECAP-like protein CG9132, producing the protein METYESVLLVKSEVFVFKIPPRTTNRAYRAADWNLEEPQWTGRMRLVAKGKECVLKLEDKTSGELFAKCPIPDYPGPAVEAVSDSSRYFVLRIQDDNGRNAFIGVGFQDRSDSFDLNVALQDHFKWVKKSAEIEKEKEEPKQQLDLRFKEGETIKINMKITKKDGSEVSSSKPKAAARPGGAAQGFLPPPPGGLKIAPPPAPSVHSSPQHQANAKGGQESWGEFTSAGGQGETSSSSSTATTQQATTPSNPNWVQF; encoded by the exons ATGGAGACCTATGAGAGTGTTCTACTTGTCAAATCCGAGGTATTTGTATTTAAAATACCACCTCGTACTACCAACCGAGCCTACAG GGCGGCAGACTGGAACCTAGAGGAGCCCCAGTGGACGGGCCGCATGAGGCTGGTCGCTAAAGGCAAAGAATGTGTTCTCAAACTGGAGGACAAAACATCTGGTGAACTTTTCGCCAAGTGTCCGATCCCTGACTACCCCGGCCCAGCAGTCGAAGCTGTTTCCGACTCCTCCAGATACTTTGTGCTGAGAATTCAGGATGATAACG GTAGAAACGCGTTTATTGGAGTCGGTTTTCAGGATCGATCGGACAGTTTCGATTTGAACGTGGCGTTGCAGGACCACTTCAAGTGGGTGAAAAAGTCGGCCGAAAtcgagaaagagaaggaggaaccCAAACAGCAGTTGGATTTGCGTTTCAAGGAAGGAGAAACCATCAAAATCAACATGAAAATCACG AAAAAAGACGGCAGCGAAGTGTCGTCCAGTAAACCCAAGGCGGCCGCTCGACCCGGAGGGGCGGCACAGGGTTTCTTGCCACCTCCGCCCGGGGGCCTCAAAATTGCGCCACCTCCGGCGCCGTCCGTGCACAGTTCGCCGCAACATCAGGCCAACGCCAAGGGTGGCCAGGAGTCGTGGGGCGAGTTCACCAGTGCGGGAGGTCAAGGAGAGACAAG TTCTTCATCATCAACAGCGACCACCCAGCAGGCCACAACACCTAGCAACCCCAACTGGGTCCAGTTttag